From a single Pseudomonas serboccidentalis genomic region:
- a CDS encoding OprD family porin has translation MKLSSTAILALAISSITATAYAEQQSQAFTPVTVNEKSAQADATGFLEGSTISGTTRNWYANEQLKRGGKFTYRKDGVATPTDRRINWVQGTIVNFNSGFTQGTVGVSTEVAAYNAVALERNRKDLASNNGGAPGSRPGAGNNRTLTKEGGDAEGQWSKLGLANVKFRVSNTTLTAGRQNFSTPIVDTIGNRALPSSFEGVSLHSEELNNLSFDAGSFDRVSPRTEESLSKFRSEYTNNNAETDRVSIVGLNYQPLKSLKTSLYASKVEDFWNQYYFGATHELGDSNIVSLTTGLNYYKTVDTGKKEMGEIDNDTYSLSFGLTHQAHSLTFSYQAINGDEYFDYLHETNGIYLANSLLSDFNGPNEKSFQVAYGLNMAEYGVPGLKFNIYQARGWGIDGTHYTGTAYDVRNMDGEHHYEYGIGATYAVQSGPLKATTIRGTYTAHRASENQSDGSINEFRLVTTIPFNIL, from the coding sequence ATGAAACTGAGCAGCACCGCGATACTGGCTCTGGCCATCAGCAGCATCACTGCCACGGCTTATGCCGAGCAACAGAGCCAGGCGTTCACCCCGGTGACCGTCAACGAAAAGAGCGCCCAGGCTGACGCCACCGGCTTCCTCGAAGGTTCCACGATCAGCGGCACGACCCGTAACTGGTATGCCAACGAGCAACTCAAGCGCGGCGGCAAGTTCACTTACCGCAAGGACGGCGTGGCCACCCCGACTGACCGTCGTATCAACTGGGTGCAGGGCACCATCGTCAACTTCAACTCCGGCTTCACTCAGGGCACCGTCGGTGTCAGCACTGAAGTCGCCGCGTACAACGCCGTGGCCCTGGAACGTAATCGCAAGGATCTGGCCTCCAACAACGGTGGCGCACCGGGTTCGCGTCCAGGCGCAGGTAACAACCGTACGCTGACCAAAGAAGGCGGCGACGCTGAAGGCCAGTGGAGCAAACTGGGCCTGGCCAACGTCAAGTTCCGCGTGTCGAACACCACACTGACCGCCGGTCGTCAGAACTTCAGCACGCCAATCGTCGATACCATCGGCAACCGTGCACTGCCTTCGAGCTTTGAAGGTGTCAGCCTGCACAGCGAAGAACTGAACAATCTGTCGTTCGACGCCGGCAGCTTCGACCGCGTATCGCCGCGTACCGAAGAGAGTCTGTCCAAGTTCCGCTCCGAGTACACCAACAACAACGCTGAAACCGATCGCGTAAGCATCGTCGGCCTGAACTATCAGCCGCTGAAAAGCCTGAAGACCAGCCTGTACGCCTCCAAAGTTGAAGACTTCTGGAACCAGTACTACTTCGGCGCCACCCACGAACTGGGTGACAGCAATATCGTGAGCCTGACCACCGGCCTGAACTACTACAAAACCGTCGATACCGGCAAAAAAGAGATGGGCGAAATCGACAACGACACCTACTCGCTGTCGTTCGGCCTGACTCACCAGGCCCACAGCCTGACCTTCTCGTACCAGGCCATCAACGGTGACGAGTACTTCGACTACCTGCACGAAACCAACGGCATCTACCTGGCCAACTCCCTGCTGTCGGACTTCAACGGCCCGAACGAGAAATCCTTCCAGGTGGCCTACGGTCTGAACATGGCCGAATACGGCGTGCCAGGCTTGAAGTTCAACATCTACCAGGCTCGCGGCTGGGGCATCGACGGTACTCACTACACCGGCACTGCGTATGACGTACGCAACATGGACGGCGAGCACCACTACGAATACGGCATTGGTGCAACCTACGCGGTACAGAGCGGCCCACTCAAGGCGACCACCATCCGTGGCACCTACACCGCTCACCGCGCCAGCGAAAACCAGTCCGATGGCAGCATCAACGAGTTCCGTCTCGTGACCACGATTCCATTCAACATCCTGTAA
- a CDS encoding MFS transporter, with translation MTRNLVHLLRPNGYFSLMAWVLAALLFINRLSSMVKLFMALYLRQELGLAIETVGWLLSAYGGGLLIGSMLGGLLSDHVRTARLTAALFFVSVWVLILLGLVTQVPLLAALLLLSGAVDGAIRTLHQRLIMEYCEPAQRSRAQALSRVARNLGMAAAGIAGGVLAQTDFRWVFFGSAAMTLLALLWFVRTTWRRAVLEPDEVAEAGTGTGAPLRDTAFLWLLGAAVLLGMAFDTVYSTLGNYLRDYYHLSTEAIGWQFGLNAMLVVALQIPLTHWGERWGARRQLLAGCVLLAVGLGMLPFGSGLFYVCLSTVIWTLGEAFFMPPMNVLVMQHAQGGKSGQYFGLFFMSWSASALLSPVLSGQLYGHFGGHSVWLASATLALLTLPLIYLATRSATQAKALTASKNASSLS, from the coding sequence ATGACGCGCAACCTTGTCCATCTGCTTCGCCCCAACGGCTATTTCAGTCTGATGGCCTGGGTGCTGGCGGCGTTGCTGTTCATCAATCGCCTGAGCAGCATGGTCAAGTTGTTCATGGCGTTGTATCTACGCCAGGAGCTGGGGTTGGCGATCGAGACCGTTGGCTGGCTGTTGTCGGCGTACGGTGGCGGGTTGTTGATCGGTTCGATGCTCGGCGGGCTGCTCAGTGACCATGTGCGTACGGCGCGGCTGACGGCGGCGCTGTTCTTCGTTTCTGTGTGGGTGCTGATCCTGCTCGGGCTGGTGACGCAGGTGCCGTTGCTGGCCGCCCTGCTGTTACTCAGTGGCGCCGTCGACGGGGCGATTCGAACGCTGCACCAGCGCTTGATCATGGAGTATTGCGAGCCTGCACAGCGCTCTCGCGCCCAAGCGCTGAGCCGGGTCGCGCGAAATCTTGGGATGGCTGCTGCCGGTATTGCCGGCGGGGTGTTGGCGCAGACGGATTTTCGTTGGGTGTTTTTTGGCAGTGCGGCGATGACGCTGCTGGCGTTGCTCTGGTTTGTGCGCACCACTTGGCGCCGCGCGGTGCTCGAACCCGATGAGGTGGCCGAGGCAGGCACCGGCACAGGCGCGCCGTTGCGCGACACGGCATTCCTCTGGCTACTGGGCGCGGCAGTGTTGCTGGGGATGGCCTTCGACACCGTCTACAGCACGCTGGGCAACTATCTGCGCGACTATTACCACTTGAGTACCGAGGCCATCGGTTGGCAGTTCGGGCTCAACGCGATGCTGGTGGTGGCGCTGCAGATTCCACTGACGCACTGGGGCGAGCGTTGGGGCGCGCGTCGGCAACTGCTGGCGGGCTGTGTGCTGCTGGCCGTCGGGCTGGGCATGCTGCCGTTTGGCTCCGGGTTGTTTTACGTGTGTTTGTCGACCGTGATCTGGACGTTGGGTGAAGCTTTTTTCATGCCGCCGATGAATGTGCTGGTCATGCAGCATGCGCAGGGTGGCAAAAGCGGCCAGTATTTTGGTCTGTTTTTCATGAGCTGGAGCGCGAGCGCACTGCTGTCGCCGGTGCTCAGTGGTCAGTTGTATGGGCACTTCGGAGGGCACAGCGTATGGCTTGCGAGCGCGACACTGGCACTGTTGACCTTGCCGCTGATCTACCTCGCGACGCGCTCAGCGACCCAGGCCAAGGCGCTGACCGCCAGCAAAAACGCCTCCTCGCTTAGCTGA
- a CDS encoding ABC transporter permease subunit codes for MFSFIARRLGLLIPTFFGITLLTFALIRMIPGDPVEVMMGERRVDPEMHAQAMERLGLNKPLYAQYLDYIGKLAHGDLGESLRTRESVWTEFTSLFPATLELSMAALLFAGILGLLAGVIAALKRGSLFDHGVMGISLAGYSMPIFWWGLILIMFFSVSLGWTPVSGRIDLLYDIEPRTGFMLIDTLLADDVGAFFDALHHLILPAIVLGTIPLAVIARMTRSSMLEVLREDYIRTAKAKGLSPSRVVFVHGLRNALIPVLTVVGLQVGTLLAGAVLTETIFSWPGIGKWLIEAIGARDYPVVQNGILLIACLVILVNFVVDILYGFANPRIRHQR; via the coding sequence ATGTTTAGTTTTATTGCCCGCCGACTGGGGTTGTTGATCCCCACGTTTTTCGGCATCACCCTGCTGACTTTCGCGTTGATTCGCATGATCCCTGGCGACCCCGTGGAAGTGATGATGGGCGAACGTCGGGTCGACCCCGAAATGCACGCTCAGGCAATGGAACGCCTTGGTCTGAACAAGCCGCTGTATGCCCAGTATCTGGACTACATCGGCAAACTGGCCCACGGCGATCTCGGCGAATCCCTGCGTACTCGTGAGAGCGTATGGACCGAGTTCACCTCCCTCTTCCCGGCGACCCTGGAACTGTCCATGGCCGCCCTGCTGTTCGCCGGCATTCTGGGCCTTCTGGCCGGGGTGATCGCGGCCCTCAAGCGAGGATCCCTGTTCGACCATGGGGTGATGGGCATCTCCCTGGCGGGGTATTCGATGCCAATCTTCTGGTGGGGCCTGATCCTGATCATGTTCTTCTCGGTAAGCCTGGGCTGGACCCCGGTTTCCGGGCGGATCGACCTGCTCTATGACATCGAGCCGCGCACCGGCTTCATGCTGATCGACACGCTGCTGGCCGATGACGTCGGGGCGTTCTTCGATGCCCTGCATCACCTGATCCTGCCGGCCATCGTACTCGGCACCATTCCACTGGCCGTGATCGCGCGGATGACCCGTTCGTCGATGCTCGAAGTGCTGCGCGAAGACTACATCCGTACCGCCAAGGCCAAAGGCCTGTCGCCGTCGCGCGTGGTATTCGTGCACGGCCTGCGCAATGCGCTGATCCCGGTACTGACCGTGGTCGGCCTGCAAGTCGGCACCCTGCTGGCCGGTGCAGTCCTGACCGAAACCATTTTCTCCTGGCCCGGCATTGGTAAATGGCTGATCGAAGCCATTGGCGCCCGGGACTACCCGGTTGTGCAAAACGGCATCCTGTTAATCGCCTGCCTGGTGATTCTGGTCAACTTCGTAGTGGACATCCTCTACGGCTTTGCCAACCCACGCATCCGTCATCAGCGCTGA
- a CDS encoding ABC transporter permease subunit: MSTPTSSVATSAPSADQSLLYPSPYKEFWQAFSKNKGAVAGLLFMLLVIFCAIFAPWVAPHNPSEQYRDFLLTPPAWLEGGQMQFLLGTDELGRDLLSRLIQGSRLSLLIGLSSVVMSLIPGILLGLFAGFFPKMIGPTIMRLMDIMLALPSLLLAVAIVAILGPGLINTVIAIAVVSLPSYVRLTRAAVMGELNRDYVTAARLAGAGLPRLMFITVLPNCMAPLIVQATLSFSSAILDAAALGFLGLGVQPPTPEWGTMLASARDYIERAWWVVSLPGLTILLSVLAINLMGDGLRDALDPKLKNAA; the protein is encoded by the coding sequence ATGAGCACTCCAACATCCTCAGTAGCCACTTCCGCCCCGAGCGCGGATCAAAGCCTGCTGTACCCGTCGCCGTACAAAGAATTCTGGCAAGCCTTCTCGAAAAACAAAGGCGCGGTTGCCGGCCTGCTGTTCATGCTGCTGGTGATTTTCTGCGCGATCTTCGCGCCGTGGGTCGCGCCGCATAACCCGAGCGAGCAATACCGTGACTTCCTGCTGACGCCACCGGCGTGGCTGGAAGGCGGGCAGATGCAATTTCTGCTCGGCACCGATGAACTGGGTCGCGACCTGCTGTCGCGGCTGATCCAGGGTTCGCGCCTGTCGCTGCTGATCGGTCTGTCGTCGGTGGTGATGTCGTTGATCCCGGGGATCCTGCTGGGTCTGTTCGCCGGGTTCTTCCCGAAAATGATCGGCCCGACCATCATGCGTCTGATGGACATCATGCTGGCCCTGCCGTCCCTGCTGCTGGCAGTGGCGATCGTCGCCATCCTCGGCCCTGGCCTGATCAACACCGTGATCGCCATTGCTGTGGTATCGCTGCCGTCCTACGTGCGTCTGACCCGTGCCGCCGTAATGGGCGAACTGAACCGCGACTACGTGACCGCCGCGCGCCTGGCCGGTGCCGGTCTGCCACGTCTGATGTTCATTACCGTGCTGCCCAACTGCATGGCGCCGCTGATCGTTCAGGCCACCCTGAGTTTCTCTTCGGCGATTCTCGACGCTGCGGCGCTGGGCTTCCTCGGCCTTGGCGTACAACCGCCAACCCCTGAGTGGGGCACCATGCTGGCCTCGGCCCGCGACTACATCGAACGCGCCTGGTGGGTAGTGAGCCTGCCGGGGCTGACCATTTTGCTCAGCGTGCTGGCAATCAACTTGATGGGCGACGGTCTGCGCGATGCGCTGGACCCGAAACTCAAGAACGCCGCCTGA
- a CDS encoding ABC transporter substrate-binding protein, protein MKMLPLRAAVAAALLSAAIGVSAKPLVVCTEASPEGFDMVQYTTAVTADAVAETIFNRLADFKPGTTEVIPALAESWDISEDGLTYTFHLRKGVKFHTTEYFKPTRDMNADDVVWSFQRQLDPNHPWHKLSSVGFPYFESMGFKELLKSVEKVDDNTVKFTLTRREAPFLADIAMAFSSIYPAEYADQLLKSGKTGDLNNKPVGTGPFIFQRYAKDAQVRFKANPDYFRGKPPADALILAIATDNNVRLQKLKANECQVALYPKPDDIPSIKKDSNLKVDELDAMTVSYVAMNTQHKYMSDVRVRKAIDIAFDKEAYVNALFGKGNASVAVNPYPPTLLGYNHDLKNPPRDLDKARALLKEAGVPEGTVFTLFTRNGGGPTNPNPMLGAQMMQADLAKVGIKIDIRVMEWGEMLKRAKAGEHDMVSAGWAGDNGDPDNFLTPMLSCEAAKNGENYARWCNEKFQALLDEARAKVDPAERAKLYEQAQVLFNQDQPWISMAHTRMFTAMRKNVEGYHISPLTTNNFATTQVK, encoded by the coding sequence ATGAAAATGCTTCCCCTACGTGCGGCCGTCGCGGCTGCGTTGTTGAGCGCCGCCATCGGCGTCTCGGCCAAACCCTTGGTGGTCTGCACCGAAGCCAGTCCGGAAGGCTTCGATATGGTCCAGTACACAACTGCAGTCACGGCGGACGCTGTGGCCGAAACCATCTTCAACCGCCTGGCGGACTTCAAGCCCGGCACCACCGAAGTGATTCCGGCGCTGGCCGAATCCTGGGACATCAGTGAAGACGGCCTGACCTACACGTTCCACCTGCGCAAAGGCGTCAAGTTTCACACCACCGAATACTTCAAGCCGACGCGCGACATGAACGCCGACGACGTGGTCTGGAGCTTCCAGCGTCAGCTGGACCCGAATCACCCGTGGCACAAACTGTCGAGCGTGGGCTTCCCGTACTTTGAAAGCATGGGCTTCAAGGAACTGCTCAAAAGCGTAGAAAAAGTCGACGACAACACGGTCAAATTCACCCTGACCCGCCGCGAAGCGCCGTTCCTGGCCGACATCGCCATGGCGTTCTCCTCGATCTACCCGGCCGAATACGCCGACCAGTTGCTCAAGTCCGGCAAGACCGGCGACCTCAACAACAAGCCTGTGGGCACCGGCCCGTTCATCTTCCAGCGTTACGCCAAGGACGCCCAGGTGCGCTTCAAGGCCAACCCGGACTACTTCCGTGGCAAGCCACCGGCCGACGCGTTGATTCTGGCGATCGCCACCGACAACAACGTGCGCCTGCAGAAGCTCAAGGCCAACGAGTGCCAGGTCGCGCTGTATCCGAAACCGGATGACATCCCGAGCATCAAGAAAGACAGCAACCTGAAGGTCGATGAGCTGGATGCGATGACCGTGTCCTACGTCGCGATGAACACCCAGCACAAATACATGAGCGATGTGCGCGTGCGCAAGGCCATCGACATCGCCTTCGACAAGGAAGCCTACGTCAACGCGCTGTTCGGCAAGGGCAATGCTTCGGTGGCGGTCAACCCGTACCCGCCGACCCTGCTGGGCTATAACCACGACCTGAAGAACCCGCCACGCGACCTCGACAAGGCCCGCGCCCTGCTCAAGGAAGCCGGGGTTCCGGAAGGCACCGTGTTTACCCTGTTCACCCGTAACGGCGGCGGCCCGACCAACCCGAACCCGATGCTCGGCGCGCAAATGATGCAGGCTGACCTGGCGAAAGTCGGGATCAAGATCGACATCCGCGTGATGGAATGGGGCGAAATGCTCAAGCGCGCCAAGGCTGGCGAACATGACATGGTCTCGGCCGGATGGGCGGGCGACAACGGTGACCCGGATAACTTCCTGACGCCTATGCTCAGTTGCGAGGCGGCAAAAAATGGCGAGAACTATGCTCGCTGGTGCAACGAGAAATTCCAGGCGCTGCTGGACGAAGCACGGGCTAAAGTAGATCCGGCCGAACGTGCGAAACTCTACGAGCAAGCCCAGGTCCTGTTTAATCAGGACCAGCCGTGGATCAGCATGGCCCACACCCGCATGTTTACTGCAATGCGCAAAAACGTAGAGGGCTACCACATCAGCCCTCTCACCACGAATAACTTCGCCACTACCCAGGTGAAGTAG
- a CDS encoding peptide chain release factor 3 produces MTNQAAEVAKRRTFAIISHPDAGKTTITEKLLLMGKAIAVAGTVKSRKSDRHATSDWMEMEKQRGISITTSVMQFPYREHMINLLDTPGHEDFSEDTYRTLTAVDSALMVLDGGKGVEPRTIALMDVCRLRDTPIVSFINKLDRDIRDPIELLDEIEAVLKIKAAPITWPIGCYRDFKGVYHLADDYIIVYTAGHGHERTETKIIEKLDSDEARAHLGDEYERFLEQLELVQGACHEFNQQEFLDGQLTPVFFGTALGNFGVDHVLDAVVDWAPRPLARVANERTVEPVEEKFSGFIFKIQANMDPKHRDRIAFMRICSGKYEKGMKMRHVRTGKDVRIGDALTFFSSEREQLEEAYAGDIIGLHNHGTIQIGDTFSEGEVLGFTGIPHFAPELFRRVRLRDPLKSKQLRQGLQQLAEEGATQVFFPERSNDIILGAVGVLQFDVVASRLKEEYKVECSYEPITVYSARWIECSDKKKLEEFSNKAVENLALDGGGHLTYLAPTRVNLALMEERWPDVKFRATREHH; encoded by the coding sequence ATGACCAACCAGGCCGCCGAAGTCGCGAAACGCCGCACTTTCGCCATTATTTCCCACCCCGATGCCGGTAAAACCACGATCACCGAAAAGCTCCTGTTGATGGGCAAGGCGATTGCGGTGGCCGGTACGGTGAAATCCCGTAAATCCGATCGCCATGCGACATCCGACTGGATGGAGATGGAGAAGCAGCGGGGTATTTCCATTACCACGTCGGTCATGCAGTTCCCGTATCGCGAACACATGATCAACCTGCTCGACACCCCGGGCCACGAAGACTTCTCCGAAGACACCTACCGCACCCTGACGGCGGTCGACTCGGCATTGATGGTTCTCGACGGCGGTAAAGGTGTTGAGCCACGGACCATTGCGCTGATGGACGTCTGCCGTCTACGTGACACGCCGATCGTCAGCTTCATCAACAAACTCGACCGCGACATCCGCGACCCGATCGAGCTGCTCGACGAAATCGAAGCCGTGCTGAAGATCAAGGCGGCGCCGATCACCTGGCCAATCGGTTGCTACCGCGACTTCAAGGGCGTGTACCACCTGGCCGACGACTACATCATTGTCTACACCGCCGGTCACGGTCACGAACGCACCGAAACCAAGATCATCGAGAAGCTCGACTCCGACGAGGCGCGTGCGCACCTGGGCGACGAGTACGAGCGTTTCCTTGAACAGCTGGAACTGGTGCAGGGCGCCTGCCACGAGTTCAACCAGCAGGAGTTCCTCGACGGTCAACTGACCCCGGTGTTCTTCGGTACCGCACTGGGCAACTTCGGTGTCGACCACGTGCTCGACGCTGTCGTTGACTGGGCACCGCGCCCGCTGGCCCGTGTCGCCAACGAGCGTACCGTGGAGCCGGTGGAAGAAAAGTTTTCGGGCTTCATCTTCAAGATCCAGGCGAACATGGACCCGAAACACCGCGACCGCATCGCCTTCATGCGCATTTGCTCGGGCAAGTACGAGAAAGGCATGAAGATGCGCCACGTGCGTACCGGCAAGGATGTGCGCATCGGCGACGCCCTGACGTTCTTCTCCTCCGAGCGTGAGCAGTTGGAAGAAGCGTACGCCGGCGACATCATCGGTCTACACAACCACGGCACGATCCAGATCGGCGACACCTTCAGCGAAGGTGAAGTCCTCGGTTTCACCGGTATCCCGCACTTCGCCCCGGAACTGTTCCGCCGCGTGCGTCTGCGTGATCCGCTGAAATCCAAGCAGTTGCGTCAGGGTCTGCAACAGCTGGCGGAAGAAGGCGCGACCCAGGTGTTCTTCCCGGAGCGCAGCAACGACATCATTCTTGGTGCCGTCGGTGTGCTGCAGTTCGATGTGGTCGCCAGCCGCCTGAAAGAGGAATACAAGGTTGAGTGCTCGTACGAGCCGATTACTGTGTACTCCGCGCGCTGGATCGAATGCAGCGACAAGAAGAAGCTTGAGGAGTTTTCCAACAAGGCTGTGGAGAACCTGGCACTGGATGGCGGTGGTCACCTGACTTACCTGGCGCCGACGCGGGTTAACCTGGCGTTGATGGAAGAGCGTTGGCCGGATGTGAAATTCCGTGCGACGCGTGAGCATCACTAA
- a CDS encoding ABC transporter ATP-binding protein: protein MSLLEIKNLNVRFGDKNAVPVVDGLDLKVDKGEVLAIVGESGSGKSVTMMALMGLIEHPGIVTADALSFDGKNMLKLSNRQRRQIVGKDLAMVFQDPMTALNPSYTVGFQIEEVLRLHLKMSGKQARKRAIELLEKVEIPGAASRMDAYPHQLSGGMSQRVAIAMAIAGEPKLLIADEPTTALDVTIQAQIMDLLLALQKEQNMGLVLITHDLAVVAETAQRVCVMYAGQAVEVGQVPQLFDIPAHPYSEALLKAIPEHSLGAARLSTLPGIVPGRYDRPQGCLLSPRCPYVQDSCRAQRPTLDPKSNSLARCFFPLNQEVA, encoded by the coding sequence ATGTCACTGCTAGAAATCAAGAATCTCAACGTTCGCTTCGGCGACAAGAACGCCGTTCCCGTGGTCGATGGCCTCGACCTGAAAGTGGACAAGGGCGAAGTTCTGGCGATCGTCGGCGAGTCCGGTTCGGGCAAGTCGGTGACCATGATGGCGCTGATGGGCCTGATCGAGCACCCGGGGATCGTCACTGCCGATGCCCTGAGCTTCGACGGCAAGAACATGCTCAAGCTGAGCAACCGCCAGCGTCGGCAGATCGTCGGCAAAGACCTGGCGATGGTCTTCCAGGACCCGATGACCGCGCTCAACCCAAGCTACACCGTCGGTTTCCAGATCGAAGAAGTGCTGCGCCTGCACCTGAAAATGTCCGGCAAGCAAGCGCGCAAACGCGCCATCGAACTGCTGGAAAAAGTGGAAATCCCGGGCGCCGCCAGCCGTATGGACGCCTACCCGCACCAACTGTCCGGCGGCATGAGCCAGCGCGTTGCGATCGCCATGGCGATTGCCGGCGAGCCGAAACTGCTGATCGCTGACGAACCGACCACTGCGCTGGACGTGACGATTCAGGCGCAGATCATGGATCTGCTGCTGGCATTGCAGAAAGAACAGAACATGGGTCTGGTGCTGATTACCCACGACCTCGCCGTTGTGGCAGAAACCGCCCAGCGCGTGTGCGTGATGTACGCAGGGCAAGCCGTTGAAGTCGGTCAGGTACCGCAACTGTTCGACATCCCGGCGCACCCGTACAGCGAAGCGCTGCTCAAGGCGATTCCCGAGCACAGCCTGGGCGCCGCGCGCCTGTCGACCCTGCCGGGCATCGTTCCGGGCCGCTACGACCGTCCGCAGGGTTGCCTGCTGTCGCCGCGCTGCCCGTATGTGCAGGACAGCTGCCGCGCGCAGCGTCCGACCCTTGATCCGAAAAGCAACAGCCTCGCTCGCTGCTTCTTCCCGCTGAACCAGGAGGTGGCGTAA
- a CDS encoding peptide ABC transporter ATP-binding protein — MAVVLTARDLTRHYEVSRGLFKGHATVRALNGVSFELEAGKTLAVVGESGCGKSTLARALTLIEEPSSGSLKIAGQEVAGADKAQRKQLRKDVQMVFQSPYASLNPRQKIGDQLAEPLLINTNLSAAERREKVQAMMKQVGLRPEHYQRYPHMFSGGQRQRIALARAMMLQPKVLVADEPTSALDVSIQAQVLNLFMDLQQEFNTAYVFISHNLAVVRHVADSVLVMYLGRPVEMGPKEDIYTRPLHPYTQALLSATPTIHPDPDKPKIKIVGELPNPLNPPPGCAFHKRCPYATERCSTEEPALRQLDSRQVACHYAEQFLDGAA; from the coding sequence ATGGCCGTCGTACTTACCGCCCGCGACCTGACCCGTCACTACGAAGTCTCCCGTGGCCTGTTCAAGGGCCACGCGACCGTGCGCGCCCTCAACGGCGTGTCGTTCGAACTGGAAGCCGGCAAGACTCTCGCCGTGGTGGGCGAGTCGGGCTGCGGCAAATCCACGCTCGCCCGCGCCCTGACCCTGATTGAAGAGCCGTCGTCCGGCTCGCTGAAAATCGCCGGCCAGGAAGTCGCCGGCGCCGACAAGGCCCAGCGCAAGCAACTGCGCAAAGACGTGCAGATGGTGTTCCAGAGCCCGTACGCGTCGTTGAACCCACGGCAGAAAATCGGTGATCAACTGGCCGAGCCACTGTTGATCAACACCAACCTGAGTGCCGCTGAACGTCGCGAGAAAGTCCAGGCGATGATGAAACAGGTAGGCTTGCGTCCTGAGCACTACCAGCGCTATCCGCACATGTTCTCCGGCGGTCAGCGCCAGCGTATCGCCTTGGCCCGGGCGATGATGTTGCAACCGAAAGTGCTGGTGGCGGATGAACCGACTTCGGCGCTCGACGTGTCGATTCAGGCGCAGGTGCTGAACCTGTTCATGGACCTGCAGCAGGAGTTCAACACCGCGTACGTGTTCATCTCGCACAACCTGGCAGTGGTGCGTCACGTCGCCGACTCGGTGCTGGTGATGTACCTCGGCCGTCCGGTGGAAATGGGCCCGAAAGAGGACATCTACACCCGTCCCCTGCACCCGTACACCCAGGCCCTGTTGTCGGCGACGCCAACGATCCACCCGGATCCGGACAAGCCGAAAATCAAGATCGTCGGCGAACTGCCCAACCCGCTGAACCCGCCACCGGGCTGCGCTTTCCACAAGCGTTGCCCATACGCCACCGAGCGTTGCAGCACGGAAGAGCCGGCGTTGCGCCAGCTCGACAGCCGGCAAGTGGCTTGCCACTACGCCGAGCAGTTCCTCGACGGCGCGGCGTAA